In a genomic window of Sulfurisphaera tokodaii str. 7:
- a CDS encoding methyltransferase domain-containing protein: MKYLELLPSDAKTLKHSLSAIYHNDGKKEEIDLSYSKISQITSDNYDFIFSHKLLNGEALILKNITSFLIIDTRFFRYIRSKKLNLNLKGKTLQIGSPLTNATVTVSNDLAYFYVDNLVNSVYPLPFRDNSFDNVIISEILDYDIIREASRVLKNNGKAYLIINAFDGVRPVEAIKVLSIKFNIKFARELEGFWIIEGTKKN; the protein is encoded by the coding sequence GTGAAATACTTGGAGTTATTGCCTAGTGATGCAAAAACACTAAAACATAGCCTTAGTGCAATATATCATAATGACGGAAAAAAAGAGGAAATAGATCTAAGTTATAGCAAAATCTCCCAAATAACAAGTGATAATTATGATTTCATTTTTTCCCATAAATTACTTAACGGTGAGGCTTTAATTTTAAAGAACATAACTAGCTTTCTGATCATTGATACAAGGTTTTTTAGATACATAAGAAGTAAAAAATTGAACTTGAACTTAAAGGGAAAAACTCTTCAGATAGGTTCTCCGTTAACAAATGCCACGGTCACAGTCAGTAATGATTTGGCATATTTTTACGTTGATAACCTAGTGAATTCTGTTTACCCTCTTCCCTTTAGAGATAACTCTTTCGATAACGTGATTATTTCTGAGATCTTAGATTATGATATCATTAGAGAAGCATCAAGGGTCTTAAAGAATAATGGTAAGGCCTATTTAATTATTAATGCCTTTGATGGAGTTAGACCAGTAGAAGCTATCAAGGTTCTTTCAATCAAGTTTAATATTAAATTTGCAAGAGAGTTGGAAGGATTTTGGATAATTGAAGGCACAAAAAAGAATTAA
- a CDS encoding CBS domain-containing protein has protein sequence MKAVKNYMSSPVFQVEANTSIQEVCKLMMERGVGSVIVTENGEPKGIFTDRDAVRAFSMGLNPTDEVRLASTMGNLITVDEDTDVFVAIDIMTKNKIRHLPVKDKEGKIIGMFAITDISKALHDVFP, from the coding sequence ATGAAAGCTGTAAAAAACTACATGTCAAGTCCAGTATTTCAAGTTGAAGCAAATACGTCTATACAAGAAGTATGTAAGCTAATGATGGAAAGAGGAGTAGGTTCAGTAATAGTCACTGAAAATGGTGAACCTAAGGGTATTTTTACAGATAGAGATGCTGTAAGAGCGTTTTCAATGGGTTTAAATCCTACAGATGAAGTCAGGTTAGCCTCTACAATGGGTAATTTAATAACTGTAGATGAAGATACCGATGTTTTTGTAGCAATAGATATAATGACTAAAAATAAGATCAGGCATTTACCAGTAAAAGACAAGGAAGGGAAGATTATAGGGATGTTTGCAATAACAGATATCTCTAAAGCACTTCATGATGTATTCCCATAA
- a CDS encoding DsbA family oxidoreductase: MIKLTFFHDVICPFCFVMSKRLKNVVREFKGEVIVKHKAFSIISSLEDLKEIAPTIEDARKVFLSEFQIVKKYFPDYDPEKVISKGKIGYVWSIPPLMACKAAEFQKGDEGHWEYFDKAQDKFFLEGEDVTQDEVLIKIAEEVGLDVEQFKRDFKSKKAKLAVIEDEEEAKAMGIHGVPAILINDVWLVRGVQSEDFLRQTIEDILEHGEPKNVKLKAFWERE; encoded by the coding sequence CTAAAAGACTTAAAAATGTAGTAAGAGAATTTAAGGGAGAAGTTATTGTTAAGCATAAGGCATTCTCTATCATTTCATCACTAGAGGACTTGAAGGAAATAGCTCCTACAATAGAAGATGCTAGAAAAGTATTTCTTAGTGAATTTCAAATAGTGAAAAAATATTTTCCAGACTACGATCCAGAGAAAGTTATTAGTAAGGGTAAAATAGGTTATGTGTGGTCAATTCCACCTTTGATGGCATGTAAGGCAGCAGAATTTCAAAAGGGCGATGAAGGTCATTGGGAATACTTTGATAAAGCCCAAGACAAGTTCTTCCTGGAGGGAGAAGATGTCACACAAGATGAGGTTCTTATTAAAATCGCAGAAGAAGTTGGATTAGATGTGGAACAGTTTAAGAGGGACTTTAAATCTAAAAAAGCAAAGTTAGCTGTAATAGAAGATGAAGAAGAAGCTAAAGCTATGGGTATTCATGGTGTTCCAGCTATTTTAATTAATGATGTCTGGCTTGTGAGAGGTGTTCAATCAGAAGATTTCTTAAGACAAACAATTGAAGACATATTAGAGCACGGCGAACCGAAAAATGTAAAGCTAAAAGCTTTTTGGGAGAGAGAATAA